Proteins co-encoded in one Melopsittacus undulatus isolate bMelUnd1 chromosome 18, bMelUnd1.mat.Z, whole genome shotgun sequence genomic window:
- the CAMK2B gene encoding calcium/calmodulin-dependent protein kinase type II subunit beta isoform X4, translating into MATTVPCTRFTDEYQLYEEIGKGAFSVVRRCVKLCTGHEYAAKIINTKKLSARDHQKLEREARICRLLKHSNIVRLHDSISEEGFHYLVFDLVTGGELFEDIVAREYYSEADASHCIQQILEAVLHCHQMGVVHRDLKPENLLLASKCKGAAVKLADFGLAIEVQGDQQAWFGFAGTPGYLSPEVLRKEAYGKPVDIWACGVILYILLVGYPPFWDEDQHKLYQQIKAGAYDFPSPEWDTVTPEAKNLINQMLTINPAKRITAHEALKHPWVCQRSTVASMMHRQETVECLKKFNARRKLKGAILTTMLATRNFSAKSLLNKKADGVKPQTNSTKGSAGVTSPKGTLPPAALESSDSTNTTIEDEDTKARKQEIIKITEQLIEAVNNGDFEAYAKICDPGLTSFEPEALGNLVEGMDFHRFYFENLLSKNNKPIHTTILNPHVHVIGEDAACIAYIRLTQYIDAQGRPRTSQSEETRVWHRRDGKWQNVHFHGSGAPVAPLQ; encoded by the exons ATGGCCACCACCGTGCCCTGCACCCGCTTCACCGACGAGTACCAGCTCTACGAGGAGATCGGCAA AGGCGCCTTCTCGGTGGTCCGGCGCTGTGTCAAGCTCTGCACCGGACATGAATACGCCGCCAAGATCATCAACACCAAAAAGCTCTCGGCCAGAG ACCACCAGAAGCTGGAGCGCGAGGCCCGGATCTGCCGGCTGTTGAAGCACTCCAACATCG tgcGGCTCCACGACAGCATCTCAGAGGAGGGTTTCCATTACCTCGTCTTTGACCT GGTGACCGGGGGTGAGCTGTTCGAGGACATCGTGGCACGGGAGTACTACAGTGAAGCTGATGCCAG CCACTGCATCCAGCAGATCCTGGAGGCCGTCCTCCACTGTCACCAGATGGGGGTCGTGCACAGGGACCTCAAG CCGGAGAACCTGCTCCTGGCCAGCAAGTGCAAAGGGGCTGCAGTGAAACTAGCCGACTTCGGCCTCGCCATCGAGGTGCAGGGAGATCAGCAGGCCTGGTTCG GCTTTGCGGGCACACCAGGATACCTCTCCCCTGAAGTCCTGCGCAAAGAGGCCTACGGCAAACCTGTGGACATCTGGGCATGCG GCGTCATCCTGTACATCCTGCTGGTGGGGTACCCCCCGTTCTGGGACGAGGACCAGCACAAACTCTACCAACAGATCAAGGCTGGCGCCTACGAT tTCCCTTCACCCGAGTGGGACACGGTCACCCCCGAAGCAAAAAACCTCATCAACCAGATGCTGACCATCAACCCGGCCAAGCGCATCACAGCGCACGAGGCCCTCAAGCACCCGTGGGTCTGC CAACGCTCCACCGTGGCCTCCATGATGCACAGGCAGGAGACAGTCGAGTGTCTGAAAAAGTTCAACGCCCGGAGGAAGCTCAAG GGCGCCATCCTCACCACCATGTTGGCCACCAGGAACTTCTCAG CTAAGAGCTTACTGAACAAGAAGGCGGATGGTGTGAAG CCTCAGACCAACAGCACCAAAGGCAGCGCCGGCGTCACTAGCCCCAAGGGGACCCTCCCGCCCGCTGCACTG GAGTCGTCCGATAGCACCAACACCACCATCGAGGATGAGGACACCAAAG CCCGTAAGCAGGAGATCATCAAGATCACAGAGCAGCTCATTGAGGCCGTCAACAACGGGGACTTCGAAGCCTATGC GAAGATCTGCGACCCAGGGCTCACCTCCTTCGAGCCTGaggctctgggcaacctggtgGAGGGGATGGACTTTCACCGCTTCTACTTTGAGAACT TGCTCTCCAAGAACAACAAACCCATCCACACGACGATCCTGAACCCGCACGTCCATGTCATCGGCGAGGACGCCGCTTGCATCGCCTACATCCGCCTCACGCAGTACATCGATGCCCAGGGCCGGCCCCGCACCAGTCAGTCCGAGGAGACCCGCGTCTGGCACCGCCGCGACGGCAAGTGGCAGAACGTTCACTTCCACGGCTCGGGGGCTCCGGTGGCCCCGCTGCAGTGA
- the CAMK2B gene encoding calcium/calmodulin-dependent protein kinase type II subunit beta isoform X6, producing MATTVPCTRFTDEYQLYEEIGKGAFSVVRRCVKLCTGHEYAAKIINTKKLSARDHQKLEREARICRLLKHSNIVRLHDSISEEGFHYLVFDLVTGGELFEDIVAREYYSEADASHCIQQILEAVLHCHQMGVVHRDLKPENLLLASKCKGAAVKLADFGLAIEVQGDQQAWFGFAGTPGYLSPEVLRKEAYGKPVDIWACGVILYILLVGYPPFWDEDQHKLYQQIKAGAYDFPSPEWDTVTPEAKNLINQMLTINPAKRITAHEALKHPWVCQRSTVASMMHRQETVECLKKFNARRKLKGAILTTMLATRNFSVGRQTTAPPTMSAAAAGAPLGLVEQAKSLLNKKADGVKPQTNSTKGSAGVTSPKGTLPPAALEPQTTVIHNPADGVKESSDSTNTTIEDEDTKARKQEIIKITEQLIEAVNNGDFEAYAKICDPGLTSFEPEALGNLVEGMDFHRFYFENLLSKNNKPIHTTILNPHVHVIGEDAACIAYIRLTQYIDAQGRPRTSQSEETRVWHRRDGKWQNVHFHGSGAPVAPLQ from the exons ATGGCCACCACCGTGCCCTGCACCCGCTTCACCGACGAGTACCAGCTCTACGAGGAGATCGGCAA AGGCGCCTTCTCGGTGGTCCGGCGCTGTGTCAAGCTCTGCACCGGACATGAATACGCCGCCAAGATCATCAACACCAAAAAGCTCTCGGCCAGAG ACCACCAGAAGCTGGAGCGCGAGGCCCGGATCTGCCGGCTGTTGAAGCACTCCAACATCG tgcGGCTCCACGACAGCATCTCAGAGGAGGGTTTCCATTACCTCGTCTTTGACCT GGTGACCGGGGGTGAGCTGTTCGAGGACATCGTGGCACGGGAGTACTACAGTGAAGCTGATGCCAG CCACTGCATCCAGCAGATCCTGGAGGCCGTCCTCCACTGTCACCAGATGGGGGTCGTGCACAGGGACCTCAAG CCGGAGAACCTGCTCCTGGCCAGCAAGTGCAAAGGGGCTGCAGTGAAACTAGCCGACTTCGGCCTCGCCATCGAGGTGCAGGGAGATCAGCAGGCCTGGTTCG GCTTTGCGGGCACACCAGGATACCTCTCCCCTGAAGTCCTGCGCAAAGAGGCCTACGGCAAACCTGTGGACATCTGGGCATGCG GCGTCATCCTGTACATCCTGCTGGTGGGGTACCCCCCGTTCTGGGACGAGGACCAGCACAAACTCTACCAACAGATCAAGGCTGGCGCCTACGAT tTCCCTTCACCCGAGTGGGACACGGTCACCCCCGAAGCAAAAAACCTCATCAACCAGATGCTGACCATCAACCCGGCCAAGCGCATCACAGCGCACGAGGCCCTCAAGCACCCGTGGGTCTGC CAACGCTCCACCGTGGCCTCCATGATGCACAGGCAGGAGACAGTCGAGTGTCTGAAAAAGTTCAACGCCCGGAGGAAGCTCAAG GGCGCCATCCTCACCACCATGTTGGCCACCAGGAACTTCTCAG TGGGCAGACAGACAACCGCTCCTCCGACCATGTCGGCGGCCGCCGCCGGGGCCCccctggggctggtggaacAAG CTAAGAGCTTACTGAACAAGAAGGCGGATGGTGTGAAG CCTCAGACCAACAGCACCAAAGGCAGCGCCGGCGTCACTAGCCCCAAGGGGACCCTCCCGCCCGCTGCACTG GAGCCTCAAACCACGGTAATCCATAACCCCGCGGACGGCGTTAAG GAGTCGTCCGATAGCACCAACACCACCATCGAGGATGAGGACACCAAAG CCCGTAAGCAGGAGATCATCAAGATCACAGAGCAGCTCATTGAGGCCGTCAACAACGGGGACTTCGAAGCCTATGC GAAGATCTGCGACCCAGGGCTCACCTCCTTCGAGCCTGaggctctgggcaacctggtgGAGGGGATGGACTTTCACCGCTTCTACTTTGAGAACT TGCTCTCCAAGAACAACAAACCCATCCACACGACGATCCTGAACCCGCACGTCCATGTCATCGGCGAGGACGCCGCTTGCATCGCCTACATCCGCCTCACGCAGTACATCGATGCCCAGGGCCGGCCCCGCACCAGTCAGTCCGAGGAGACCCGCGTCTGGCACCGCCGCGACGGCAAGTGGCAGAACGTTCACTTCCACGGCTCGGGGGCTCCGGTGGCCCCGCTGCAGTGA
- the CAMK2B gene encoding calcium/calmodulin-dependent protein kinase type II subunit beta isoform X1, producing the protein MATTVPCTRFTDEYQLYEEIGKGAFSVVRRCVKLCTGHEYAAKIINTKKLSARDHQKLEREARICRLLKHSNIVRLHDSISEEGFHYLVFDLVTGGELFEDIVAREYYSEADASHCIQQILEAVLHCHQMGVVHRDLKPENLLLASKCKGAAVKLADFGLAIEVQGDQQAWFGFAGTPGYLSPEVLRKEAYGKPVDIWACGVILYILLVGYPPFWDEDQHKLYQQIKAGAYDFPSPEWDTVTPEAKNLINQMLTINPAKRITAHEALKHPWVCQRSTVASMMHRQETVECLKKFNARRKLKGAILTTMLATRNFSAAKSLLNKKADGVKPQTNSTKGSAGVTSPKGTLPPAALEPQTTVIHNPADGVKESSDSTNTTIEDEDTKARKQEIIKITEQLIEAVNNGDFEAYAKICDPGLTSFEPEALGNLVEGMDFHRFYFENLLSKNNKPIHTTILNPHVHVIGEDAACIAYIRLTQYIDAQGRPRTSQSEETRVWHRRDGKWQNVHFHGSGAPVAPLQ; encoded by the exons ATGGCCACCACCGTGCCCTGCACCCGCTTCACCGACGAGTACCAGCTCTACGAGGAGATCGGCAA AGGCGCCTTCTCGGTGGTCCGGCGCTGTGTCAAGCTCTGCACCGGACATGAATACGCCGCCAAGATCATCAACACCAAAAAGCTCTCGGCCAGAG ACCACCAGAAGCTGGAGCGCGAGGCCCGGATCTGCCGGCTGTTGAAGCACTCCAACATCG tgcGGCTCCACGACAGCATCTCAGAGGAGGGTTTCCATTACCTCGTCTTTGACCT GGTGACCGGGGGTGAGCTGTTCGAGGACATCGTGGCACGGGAGTACTACAGTGAAGCTGATGCCAG CCACTGCATCCAGCAGATCCTGGAGGCCGTCCTCCACTGTCACCAGATGGGGGTCGTGCACAGGGACCTCAAG CCGGAGAACCTGCTCCTGGCCAGCAAGTGCAAAGGGGCTGCAGTGAAACTAGCCGACTTCGGCCTCGCCATCGAGGTGCAGGGAGATCAGCAGGCCTGGTTCG GCTTTGCGGGCACACCAGGATACCTCTCCCCTGAAGTCCTGCGCAAAGAGGCCTACGGCAAACCTGTGGACATCTGGGCATGCG GCGTCATCCTGTACATCCTGCTGGTGGGGTACCCCCCGTTCTGGGACGAGGACCAGCACAAACTCTACCAACAGATCAAGGCTGGCGCCTACGAT tTCCCTTCACCCGAGTGGGACACGGTCACCCCCGAAGCAAAAAACCTCATCAACCAGATGCTGACCATCAACCCGGCCAAGCGCATCACAGCGCACGAGGCCCTCAAGCACCCGTGGGTCTGC CAACGCTCCACCGTGGCCTCCATGATGCACAGGCAGGAGACAGTCGAGTGTCTGAAAAAGTTCAACGCCCGGAGGAAGCTCAAG GGCGCCATCCTCACCACCATGTTGGCCACCAGGAACTTCTCAG cagCTAAGAGCTTACTGAACAAGAAGGCGGATGGTGTGAAG CCTCAGACCAACAGCACCAAAGGCAGCGCCGGCGTCACTAGCCCCAAGGGGACCCTCCCGCCCGCTGCACTG GAGCCTCAAACCACGGTAATCCATAACCCCGCGGACGGCGTTAAG GAGTCGTCCGATAGCACCAACACCACCATCGAGGATGAGGACACCAAAG CCCGTAAGCAGGAGATCATCAAGATCACAGAGCAGCTCATTGAGGCCGTCAACAACGGGGACTTCGAAGCCTATGC GAAGATCTGCGACCCAGGGCTCACCTCCTTCGAGCCTGaggctctgggcaacctggtgGAGGGGATGGACTTTCACCGCTTCTACTTTGAGAACT TGCTCTCCAAGAACAACAAACCCATCCACACGACGATCCTGAACCCGCACGTCCATGTCATCGGCGAGGACGCCGCTTGCATCGCCTACATCCGCCTCACGCAGTACATCGATGCCCAGGGCCGGCCCCGCACCAGTCAGTCCGAGGAGACCCGCGTCTGGCACCGCCGCGACGGCAAGTGGCAGAACGTTCACTTCCACGGCTCGGGGGCTCCGGTGGCCCCGCTGCAGTGA
- the CAMK2B gene encoding calcium/calmodulin-dependent protein kinase type II subunit beta isoform X2, giving the protein MATTVPCTRFTDEYQLYEEIGKGAFSVVRRCVKLCTGHEYAAKIINTKKLSARDHQKLEREARICRLLKHSNIVRLHDSISEEGFHYLVFDLVTGGELFEDIVAREYYSEADASHCIQQILEAVLHCHQMGVVHRDLKPENLLLASKCKGAAVKLADFGLAIEVQGDQQAWFGFAGTPGYLSPEVLRKEAYGKPVDIWACGVILYILLVGYPPFWDEDQHKLYQQIKAGAYDFPSPEWDTVTPEAKNLINQMLTINPAKRITAHEALKHPWVCQRSTVASMMHRQETVECLKKFNARRKLKGAILTTMLATRNFSAKSLLNKKADGVKPQTNSTKGSAGVTSPKGTLPPAALEPQTTVIHNPADGVKESSDSTNTTIEDEDTKARKQEIIKITEQLIEAVNNGDFEAYAKICDPGLTSFEPEALGNLVEGMDFHRFYFENLLSKNNKPIHTTILNPHVHVIGEDAACIAYIRLTQYIDAQGRPRTSQSEETRVWHRRDGKWQNVHFHGSGAPVAPLQ; this is encoded by the exons ATGGCCACCACCGTGCCCTGCACCCGCTTCACCGACGAGTACCAGCTCTACGAGGAGATCGGCAA AGGCGCCTTCTCGGTGGTCCGGCGCTGTGTCAAGCTCTGCACCGGACATGAATACGCCGCCAAGATCATCAACACCAAAAAGCTCTCGGCCAGAG ACCACCAGAAGCTGGAGCGCGAGGCCCGGATCTGCCGGCTGTTGAAGCACTCCAACATCG tgcGGCTCCACGACAGCATCTCAGAGGAGGGTTTCCATTACCTCGTCTTTGACCT GGTGACCGGGGGTGAGCTGTTCGAGGACATCGTGGCACGGGAGTACTACAGTGAAGCTGATGCCAG CCACTGCATCCAGCAGATCCTGGAGGCCGTCCTCCACTGTCACCAGATGGGGGTCGTGCACAGGGACCTCAAG CCGGAGAACCTGCTCCTGGCCAGCAAGTGCAAAGGGGCTGCAGTGAAACTAGCCGACTTCGGCCTCGCCATCGAGGTGCAGGGAGATCAGCAGGCCTGGTTCG GCTTTGCGGGCACACCAGGATACCTCTCCCCTGAAGTCCTGCGCAAAGAGGCCTACGGCAAACCTGTGGACATCTGGGCATGCG GCGTCATCCTGTACATCCTGCTGGTGGGGTACCCCCCGTTCTGGGACGAGGACCAGCACAAACTCTACCAACAGATCAAGGCTGGCGCCTACGAT tTCCCTTCACCCGAGTGGGACACGGTCACCCCCGAAGCAAAAAACCTCATCAACCAGATGCTGACCATCAACCCGGCCAAGCGCATCACAGCGCACGAGGCCCTCAAGCACCCGTGGGTCTGC CAACGCTCCACCGTGGCCTCCATGATGCACAGGCAGGAGACAGTCGAGTGTCTGAAAAAGTTCAACGCCCGGAGGAAGCTCAAG GGCGCCATCCTCACCACCATGTTGGCCACCAGGAACTTCTCAG CTAAGAGCTTACTGAACAAGAAGGCGGATGGTGTGAAG CCTCAGACCAACAGCACCAAAGGCAGCGCCGGCGTCACTAGCCCCAAGGGGACCCTCCCGCCCGCTGCACTG GAGCCTCAAACCACGGTAATCCATAACCCCGCGGACGGCGTTAAG GAGTCGTCCGATAGCACCAACACCACCATCGAGGATGAGGACACCAAAG CCCGTAAGCAGGAGATCATCAAGATCACAGAGCAGCTCATTGAGGCCGTCAACAACGGGGACTTCGAAGCCTATGC GAAGATCTGCGACCCAGGGCTCACCTCCTTCGAGCCTGaggctctgggcaacctggtgGAGGGGATGGACTTTCACCGCTTCTACTTTGAGAACT TGCTCTCCAAGAACAACAAACCCATCCACACGACGATCCTGAACCCGCACGTCCATGTCATCGGCGAGGACGCCGCTTGCATCGCCTACATCCGCCTCACGCAGTACATCGATGCCCAGGGCCGGCCCCGCACCAGTCAGTCCGAGGAGACCCGCGTCTGGCACCGCCGCGACGGCAAGTGGCAGAACGTTCACTTCCACGGCTCGGGGGCTCCGGTGGCCCCGCTGCAGTGA
- the CAMK2B gene encoding calcium/calmodulin-dependent protein kinase type II subunit beta isoform X3, which produces MATTVPCTRFTDEYQLYEEIGKGAFSVVRRCVKLCTGHEYAAKIINTKKLSARDHQKLEREARICRLLKHSNIVRLHDSISEEGFHYLVFDLVTGGELFEDIVAREYYSEADASHCIQQILEAVLHCHQMGVVHRDLKPENLLLASKCKGAAVKLADFGLAIEVQGDQQAWFGFAGTPGYLSPEVLRKEAYGKPVDIWACGVILYILLVGYPPFWDEDQHKLYQQIKAGAYDFPSPEWDTVTPEAKNLINQMLTINPAKRITAHEALKHPWVCQRSTVASMMHRQETVECLKKFNARRKLKGAILTTMLATRNFSAAKSLLNKKADGVKPQTNSTKGSAGVTSPKGTLPPAALESSDSTNTTIEDEDTKARKQEIIKITEQLIEAVNNGDFEAYAKICDPGLTSFEPEALGNLVEGMDFHRFYFENLLSKNNKPIHTTILNPHVHVIGEDAACIAYIRLTQYIDAQGRPRTSQSEETRVWHRRDGKWQNVHFHGSGAPVAPLQ; this is translated from the exons ATGGCCACCACCGTGCCCTGCACCCGCTTCACCGACGAGTACCAGCTCTACGAGGAGATCGGCAA AGGCGCCTTCTCGGTGGTCCGGCGCTGTGTCAAGCTCTGCACCGGACATGAATACGCCGCCAAGATCATCAACACCAAAAAGCTCTCGGCCAGAG ACCACCAGAAGCTGGAGCGCGAGGCCCGGATCTGCCGGCTGTTGAAGCACTCCAACATCG tgcGGCTCCACGACAGCATCTCAGAGGAGGGTTTCCATTACCTCGTCTTTGACCT GGTGACCGGGGGTGAGCTGTTCGAGGACATCGTGGCACGGGAGTACTACAGTGAAGCTGATGCCAG CCACTGCATCCAGCAGATCCTGGAGGCCGTCCTCCACTGTCACCAGATGGGGGTCGTGCACAGGGACCTCAAG CCGGAGAACCTGCTCCTGGCCAGCAAGTGCAAAGGGGCTGCAGTGAAACTAGCCGACTTCGGCCTCGCCATCGAGGTGCAGGGAGATCAGCAGGCCTGGTTCG GCTTTGCGGGCACACCAGGATACCTCTCCCCTGAAGTCCTGCGCAAAGAGGCCTACGGCAAACCTGTGGACATCTGGGCATGCG GCGTCATCCTGTACATCCTGCTGGTGGGGTACCCCCCGTTCTGGGACGAGGACCAGCACAAACTCTACCAACAGATCAAGGCTGGCGCCTACGAT tTCCCTTCACCCGAGTGGGACACGGTCACCCCCGAAGCAAAAAACCTCATCAACCAGATGCTGACCATCAACCCGGCCAAGCGCATCACAGCGCACGAGGCCCTCAAGCACCCGTGGGTCTGC CAACGCTCCACCGTGGCCTCCATGATGCACAGGCAGGAGACAGTCGAGTGTCTGAAAAAGTTCAACGCCCGGAGGAAGCTCAAG GGCGCCATCCTCACCACCATGTTGGCCACCAGGAACTTCTCAG cagCTAAGAGCTTACTGAACAAGAAGGCGGATGGTGTGAAG CCTCAGACCAACAGCACCAAAGGCAGCGCCGGCGTCACTAGCCCCAAGGGGACCCTCCCGCCCGCTGCACTG GAGTCGTCCGATAGCACCAACACCACCATCGAGGATGAGGACACCAAAG CCCGTAAGCAGGAGATCATCAAGATCACAGAGCAGCTCATTGAGGCCGTCAACAACGGGGACTTCGAAGCCTATGC GAAGATCTGCGACCCAGGGCTCACCTCCTTCGAGCCTGaggctctgggcaacctggtgGAGGGGATGGACTTTCACCGCTTCTACTTTGAGAACT TGCTCTCCAAGAACAACAAACCCATCCACACGACGATCCTGAACCCGCACGTCCATGTCATCGGCGAGGACGCCGCTTGCATCGCCTACATCCGCCTCACGCAGTACATCGATGCCCAGGGCCGGCCCCGCACCAGTCAGTCCGAGGAGACCCGCGTCTGGCACCGCCGCGACGGCAAGTGGCAGAACGTTCACTTCCACGGCTCGGGGGCTCCGGTGGCCCCGCTGCAGTGA
- the CAMK2B gene encoding calcium/calmodulin-dependent protein kinase type II subunit beta isoform X5 has protein sequence MGVVHRDLKPENLLLASKCKGAAVKLADFGLAIEVQGDQQAWFGFAGTPGYLSPEVLRKEAYGKPVDIWACGVILYILLVGYPPFWDEDQHKLYQQIKAGAYDFPSPEWDTVTPEAKNLINQMLTINPAKRITAHEALKHPWVCQRSTVASMMHRQETVECLKKFNARRKLKGAILTTMLATRNFSAAKSLLNKKADGVKPQTNSTKGSAGVTSPKGTLPPAALEPQTTVIHNPADGVKESSDSTNTTIEDEDTKARKQEIIKITEQLIEAVNNGDFEAYAKICDPGLTSFEPEALGNLVEGMDFHRFYFENLLSKNNKPIHTTILNPHVHVIGEDAACIAYIRLTQYIDAQGRPRTSQSEETRVWHRRDGKWQNVHFHGSGAPVAPLQ, from the exons ATGGGGGTCGTGCACAGGGACCTCAAG CCGGAGAACCTGCTCCTGGCCAGCAAGTGCAAAGGGGCTGCAGTGAAACTAGCCGACTTCGGCCTCGCCATCGAGGTGCAGGGAGATCAGCAGGCCTGGTTCG GCTTTGCGGGCACACCAGGATACCTCTCCCCTGAAGTCCTGCGCAAAGAGGCCTACGGCAAACCTGTGGACATCTGGGCATGCG GCGTCATCCTGTACATCCTGCTGGTGGGGTACCCCCCGTTCTGGGACGAGGACCAGCACAAACTCTACCAACAGATCAAGGCTGGCGCCTACGAT tTCCCTTCACCCGAGTGGGACACGGTCACCCCCGAAGCAAAAAACCTCATCAACCAGATGCTGACCATCAACCCGGCCAAGCGCATCACAGCGCACGAGGCCCTCAAGCACCCGTGGGTCTGC CAACGCTCCACCGTGGCCTCCATGATGCACAGGCAGGAGACAGTCGAGTGTCTGAAAAAGTTCAACGCCCGGAGGAAGCTCAAG GGCGCCATCCTCACCACCATGTTGGCCACCAGGAACTTCTCAG cagCTAAGAGCTTACTGAACAAGAAGGCGGATGGTGTGAAG CCTCAGACCAACAGCACCAAAGGCAGCGCCGGCGTCACTAGCCCCAAGGGGACCCTCCCGCCCGCTGCACTG GAGCCTCAAACCACGGTAATCCATAACCCCGCGGACGGCGTTAAG GAGTCGTCCGATAGCACCAACACCACCATCGAGGATGAGGACACCAAAG CCCGTAAGCAGGAGATCATCAAGATCACAGAGCAGCTCATTGAGGCCGTCAACAACGGGGACTTCGAAGCCTATGC GAAGATCTGCGACCCAGGGCTCACCTCCTTCGAGCCTGaggctctgggcaacctggtgGAGGGGATGGACTTTCACCGCTTCTACTTTGAGAACT TGCTCTCCAAGAACAACAAACCCATCCACACGACGATCCTGAACCCGCACGTCCATGTCATCGGCGAGGACGCCGCTTGCATCGCCTACATCCGCCTCACGCAGTACATCGATGCCCAGGGCCGGCCCCGCACCAGTCAGTCCGAGGAGACCCGCGTCTGGCACCGCCGCGACGGCAAGTGGCAGAACGTTCACTTCCACGGCTCGGGGGCTCCGGTGGCCCCGCTGCAGTGA
- the YKT6 gene encoding synaptobrevin homolog YKT6: MRLYSLSVLYRGEPKVRLLKAAYDVSTFSFFQRSSVQEFMTFTSQLIVERSELGSRASVKEQEYLCHVYVRSDGLAGVVIADNEYPPRVCFTLLDKVLDEFSRQVSRAEWPSGSPSTIPYTALDGHLSKYQNPRDADPMTKVQAELDETKIILHNTMESLLERGEKLDDLVSKSEVLGAQSKAFYKTARKQNSCCAVM; this comes from the exons ATGAGGCTCTACAGCCTCAGTGTCCTGTACCGAGGCGAGCCCAAGGTGCGGCTGCTGAAAGCGGCCTACGACGTGTCCACCTTCAGCTTCTTCCAGCGGTCCAG CGTGCAGGAATTCATGACGTTCACCAGCCAGCTGATCGTGGAGCGCTCggagctgggcagcagagcCTCTGTCAAGGAGCAAG AGTACCTGTGCCACGTGTACGTCCGCAGCGATGGCCTGGCCGGGGTGGTGATTGCAGACAACGAGTACCCCCCCCGGGTTTGCTTCACCTTGCTGGACAAG gtgctggatgAGTTCTCCAGGCAGGTCAGCAGAGCAGAGTGGCCATCGGGATCCCCATCCACCATCCCCTACACGGCCCTGGATGGGCACCTCAGCAAGTACCAG AACCCCCGTGATGCTGACCCCATGACCAaagtgcaggcagagctggatgAGACCAAGATCATCCTG CACAACACCATGGAGTCACTCCTGGAGCGAGGGGAGAAGCTGGATGACCTGGTCTCCAAAtcagaggtgctgggggcacAGTCCAAAGCCTTCTACAAAACA gcTCGGAAGCAGAATTCCTGCTGTGCTGTTATGTGA